The window ATAAGGATACCGCCGCCCCCGATGATGAGCAAATCGAGTGTCTTGACGATTTTCCGGTTTGCTGAAAACGTCTTCCCGAACGTCTTGACGGCATTTCCGTTTTTATAATAAAGCGGAAAGCTTGTCACACCGTAGCGTGTCGCCGTCTGTTTCGGATTATTGCTGAACACCGTCAAATCGCTCCGACCTATATCGAAAGTGGACGTCACCTGCTTGATGATGCTGAGCAGGATCGCCTCATCCCCGTTATTATCATTTCCATAATTTCCGACAATCCCAATTTTCATTGAAAAACTTCCTTCGTCAAATATTTCTTCCAGTATACCATAGCCTAACGGGTTTCCGCTCCAGGCGGATGCTCTCTGACCAATGCCCGAAAAGTAGGCATCTCAAAAGAACAGGAGGACCGCCGTCTCCAGCAGTCCTCCTTTACATCCTATTATTTATCCATCGCACGATACAGGAAGGCGCTGAATTGAGCACGGTTGACCGGCTTGTCCGGTTCGAAGTTGCCTTTTTCATTTCCTGTTGTGATGTTATGGTTTGCTAGAATATGAATTTGCTTGTACGCCCAGTGTTTTGATGGGACATCTTTGAATTTCTTCGCGGACTCGCCTTGCAGCTTATACGCCTTAACAAGGATAGCCGCCATTTGGGCACGGGTCAGTTTTCCGGCCGGATCAAAGGTGCCGTCCCCTTTCCCACCTACTAAATTCGCACCAGCAATCGCGTTGATTTCATTGAAATAGCGATGCGAGGCCGGGACGTCTTTGAACTTTTGGGCCCCTGCCTTCGATGTGTCCAGATTGAAGACCCGGCTCAGGATGACCGCCGCATGCTCACGAGACAATGTATTGCCTGGATTGAATTTCCCATCCACATCCCCCTTGATATAACCAAGGTCCTTCAGATGACGGATTTCCGTATAGTACGCATAATCCGCAGGAATATCCTTGAATGCAGGTGTACCGTCTTTGATTGTAACTGGGATGCTTGTTGTTTTCGTACCGAGCGTCACGTTCACTTGGCCTTTGCCTGGTTTCGAGGCAGCTTTGAAACTACCGGTCTGTGAAATGGTTCCGATATCACCGGTGACACTCCATTTCAACTGTTCTGGTGAATAAATGACAGGCTTTCCTTGTGCATCAGTCGCTGTTGCTTTGAATGCAACTGTTGCCCCAGGTGCTACACTGGATGATGTCGGTGACACTGTCAGACGAGCCGGAGCGTCGACAACTGTGATTGGGAACGATTGCTCCGCATTTCCGTAACGGACCAATAGACGGTCAGCTCCCGCTTTAGTCGCCGTATAGCTAAGTCCGGATCCTGTTACATTCCCTTTTTCAGATTGGATAACGACTTGATTCGTATCCACTTTCAACGGGTTGTAATACGCATCAAGTACATGGTTCACTTTCACGGACGCTTTGGATCCGACGAGCATCTCCCCGATTTGAGATCGGTTGGCGCTGATAATGGCCGGATCACTCACAGGTGCCGTGCTGATCGCTTCAATGATTGCGGAAACTTGCCGCTCTGCCGAATTGGAAGTCCGGTTCGCCAGGAAGACTGTATTGCTTCCATGGTTCCGCACGCCCATCGCGGTCGATCCACCCCCATCGAAATTCAATGCGCGGTCATACCCTTGCGCCGCCAAGTAGTTCGCAAATTGCGTCAGCGACATGCCGTTGCTGTAGCCGCTTCGGCTATCTACTGTCACGAGATGAACTTTCTTCTTATCCTTGCTGATGGCAACGGCCGTGCGGGCTGTCCGCGCGGTTGCCCGTGAATTGGATGTGTTCATCGTAATGTTCGGCTTGCCGTCCTTCAACAGCATCGGGCCGCTTGCCAACATGAACTGGGAATCTTTCCATTTGTCGTCAATTGATAAGGAGAGAGTGACTTCCTCGCCAATCTGCATGCTTTTGTACCGATCAAGACCGACTTTGCCGTGGACCGAGAGGACAAATCCTGTTTTCGGGATTTCCACTTTCTCTTTCGAACCGTAATCCCGCACTTTGACTACTTTCCCAGTCACTTGCTGCCCGTAATGGGTAGACGTGATTGGTTGCCCCGTATCGATAACCACTTCCATTCCGTATTGGTTGGAGTTGGTGTATTTATCGATGTATTGCGGCGTAAAGATGATCATCTCATCGTCTTGCCGTTGACGGTTCAGCCCCGTCAATTGATAGTTTGTCCCTCTGTAATTCAAATGGACATTAAAATTGTAGTGATCGATTTCCGCAAGTCCATCTTTTGTGACACCAAACGCAATCGGCTGGCTCACATAATAATTCGAAGACTTGGAAATGACGCCGCCGTTGATGATTTCATTCCCTTGGGAAATCAAGTACATCGGCAGCCCGCTCGTCATATCGAAAAACGAAGCGTTGATCGCGCCGACTACACGATGGCCGTCCTTTGAATCCCGGTTCGCGAGTGCGGTCGTTGTTGCCCGTTTGGCAATCGGCGAAGGCAATCCAATACCCAATTTCGTATATGTATCACTTAAATCTACTGTAATATGATTCATATAACTGGAACCCGAATATGTATATTGCGAATAGGTCACGCCGGAGGATACCGGATAACTTTTCGTCGATTGCTGTTTGGCCGAAGCCCCTGTTGGCAATGAAAACAGAAGTGAGGCAGCAATCGTGGCCGTGGCTATTTTTTTCCCTAGACTTTTCTTCAATGAAACTGCTGTAGTAGTGATAACTGTGCACCTTCCTTTCCTATCAAACTACAGCTTAACAAAAGAGGTTCAACATTGCCATCCGCCATTGGAAGGAAAAAGCCGTCCAAGGAAAATTCATTCCCATGGACGGCTCTTTCATTCTTTTGGTTCATACAGCTTCCTATAAAGACCCGCCTGCGAGGCGAAAGCGCCAAAGAGGAGGAAGTAAAACATCGTGTACAATTTCAATTCCCATATATTATAGTAGAATCCGGAAAATCCGGTCGCAAGCCAGAAGGCGATCATGAATTTCCCGAACACGGTCTTCCGCTCTTTCCAGAACATCGCCAACATTCCGAGCAGGAATGCGGCAAACAGCACGACGCCGATGACCCCGGTTTCCGTGATGACTTGGATGTATTGATTGTCGGAATAAAAATATTTTCCGCCGTAAATATCCGAACGAATGCCATAGTGGCTATAGATCGGCGAACCATAGGATAGCGTAGCCGAACCGCCGAATGAACCGAAACCGGTTCCCGTAATCGGCTCATCCTTGAAGATTTCAAAACCTTTTTTAATATAGAAGAACCGTCCGCTTTCAGTCATGAGCGCTAGATTCTTTTCATTAAACGTTTCGCCAAACCGTTCCCCGATGCCCCCAGGACCGGTAGTCGGTGCCTTCACACCAAGCGACTGAACGAGCTGAACTCCCAAGTTGACCGGATAATACACAAGAATGATGGAGGCAATCCCCGTGATGACCAGCTTCTTTAACATTGGCCAGTTTCTCGTGGATAAAATGAAAACTGCTCCGAAGACAAAGGCCGAGATCCATGTCCCTCTAGAATAAGTAAGCACTAAAATACCGAGAAACAGGACGAGATTGATATTCAAAAACCATTTGTATTTCTCTGATTTATAGATTGCCTGCAAGTAGAATATCGCAATGATTCCGAAGAACAGCAACAACGCAAGCGAGTTCGGATTCCCCGGCAACCCGTAGATCCTGACGAAGTTCGTCGCGGATAATGTTTTATATTTCCACGCTTCCGGCAAGAACAGCTGACGCATCGACAGCTTCTCGACCAGTCCATGGACCGAAGAGATCAGGCCTGTCCAGACGACGACCCAGGCAAATCGCCGGTACCAACTGTCCGGCAAGAGCATGCGCGAAACAATATAGTACAGCATGTACATGATGAGGAACGTTCGGATTTGGAACAGAACGGAACCCGGCAGCACATCTTGCAAAATACCGCTCACTGATCCGAGAATAAGGAAAGCGAAAAACGCCCACTCGAACCATTTGAATGTAAAAAGCGTTTTCCAATCCCGCCCGCTGGAAAGGACCAGTCGGATGAATGCGATGAACGTGATCAGGTCCCCGATCAGCTTCAACCCAGAATTCATCTCCAGCAGGAACGGCCGGATGCTGACGTAGACAACTAAGAACAATAAGCTTTGCTGCGGTTTCACAAAAGCATAAAACATGAAGAACAGCGACGTGATGACAAGTGCAATTTTAGCCGGCAACGCTATCGCCAGAAGGACAACCACGATTGCTGCAATGAAAAACAAT is drawn from Sporosarcina sp. FSL W7-1349 and contains these coding sequences:
- a CDS encoding S-layer homology domain-containing protein, which gives rise to MKKSLGKKIATATIAASLLFSLPTGASAKQQSTKSYPVSSGVTYSQYTYSGSSYMNHITVDLSDTYTKLGIGLPSPIAKRATTTALANRDSKDGHRVVGAINASFFDMTSGLPMYLISQGNEIINGGVISKSSNYYVSQPIAFGVTKDGLAEIDHYNFNVHLNYRGTNYQLTGLNRQRQDDEMIIFTPQYIDKYTNSNQYGMEVVIDTGQPITSTHYGQQVTGKVVKVRDYGSKEKVEIPKTGFVLSVHGKVGLDRYKSMQIGEEVTLSLSIDDKWKDSQFMLASGPMLLKDGKPNITMNTSNSRATARTARTAVAISKDKKKVHLVTVDSRSGYSNGMSLTQFANYLAAQGYDRALNFDGGGSTAMGVRNHGSNTVFLANRTSNSAERQVSAIIEAISTAPVSDPAIISANRSQIGEMLVGSKASVKVNHVLDAYYNPLKVDTNQVVIQSEKGNVTGSGLSYTATKAGADRLLVRYGNAEQSFPITVVDAPARLTVSPTSSSVAPGATVAFKATATDAQGKPVIYSPEQLKWSVTGDIGTISQTGSFKAASKPGKGQVNVTLGTKTTSIPVTIKDGTPAFKDIPADYAYYTEIRHLKDLGYIKGDVDGKFNPGNTLSREHAAVILSRVFNLDTSKAGAQKFKDVPASHRYFNEINAIAGANLVGGKGDGTFDPAGKLTRAQMAAILVKAYKLQGESAKKFKDVPSKHWAYKQIHILANHNITTGNEKGNFEPDKPVNRAQFSAFLYRAMDK
- a CDS encoding O-antigen ligase family protein, whose translation is MSTLQEKLRDTNTLFFIAAIVVVLLAIALPAKIALVITSLFFMFYAFVKPQQSLLFLVVYVSIRPFLLEMNSGLKLIGDLITFIAFIRLVLSSGRDWKTLFTFKWFEWAFFAFLILGSVSGILQDVLPGSVLFQIRTFLIMYMLYYIVSRMLLPDSWYRRFAWVVVWTGLISSVHGLVEKLSMRQLFLPEAWKYKTLSATNFVRIYGLPGNPNSLALLLFFGIIAIFYLQAIYKSEKYKWFLNINLVLFLGILVLTYSRGTWISAFVFGAVFILSTRNWPMLKKLVITGIASIILVYYPVNLGVQLVQSLGVKAPTTGPGGIGERFGETFNEKNLALMTESGRFFYIKKGFEIFKDEPITGTGFGSFGGSATLSYGSPIYSHYGIRSDIYGGKYFYSDNQYIQVITETGVIGVVLFAAFLLGMLAMFWKERKTVFGKFMIAFWLATGFSGFYYNIWELKLYTMFYFLLFGAFASQAGLYRKLYEPKE